A single window of Paenibacillus sp. FSL H8-0537 DNA harbors:
- a CDS encoding ATP-binding cassette domain-containing protein: MTDSRKGAQLQLSRVRKEFAGKEVLKGVDLKIDRGEFVAIVGRSGCGKSTLLRLIAGLDLPTEGTLLLGSGEQQSVGTDIRVLFQEARLLPWKSVLDNVRIGTPGKDKAKAAEALAQVGLADRAGEWPHVLSGGQKQRVALARGLASKPRLLLLDEPLGALDALTRIEMQQLIERLWLEQGFTVVLVTHDVSEAVALADRVILIEEGVISLDKRITLDRPRSRDSGFIYFENLILNKVLGKQEIPLQKKVSYTI, from the coding sequence ATGACCGATAGCCGCAAAGGGGCACAGCTCCAGTTAAGCCGGGTACGCAAGGAGTTTGCAGGCAAGGAGGTGCTAAAGGGCGTTGATCTGAAAATAGACCGTGGCGAATTTGTCGCCATCGTCGGCCGCAGCGGCTGTGGCAAAAGCACGCTGCTGCGGCTGATCGCCGGGCTGGATTTGCCGACGGAGGGCACGCTGCTGCTCGGCAGCGGCGAACAGCAAAGCGTAGGGACAGATATTCGCGTGCTGTTTCAGGAGGCGCGCTTGCTGCCCTGGAAGAGTGTGCTGGACAATGTGCGGATCGGCACGCCAGGCAAGGATAAGGCGAAGGCAGCGGAGGCGCTGGCGCAAGTTGGGCTTGCGGACCGCGCAGGCGAATGGCCGCATGTGCTTTCCGGCGGGCAGAAGCAGCGGGTTGCGCTGGCGCGGGGGCTGGCAAGCAAGCCTCGCCTGCTGCTGCTGGATGAGCCGCTGGGCGCGCTCGATGCGTTGACGCGCATTGAAATGCAGCAGCTGATTGAACGGCTGTGGCTGGAGCAGGGCTTCACGGTCGTTCTCGTCACGCATGATGTGAGCGAGGCCGTTGCGCTGGCAGACCGGGTTATTTTGATTGAGGAAGGCGTCATCTCCCTCGACAAGCGAATTACGCTAGATCGGCCGCGCAGCCGGGACAGCGGATTTATATATTTTGAAAACCTTATTCTAAATAAGGTGCTTGGCAAACAGGAAATACCGCTGCAGAAGAAGGTCAGCTATACGATATAA
- a CDS encoding methyl-accepting chemotaxis protein, whose amino-acid sequence MSSIRIHIMLAIIIFAVLSGTVVGFTGLYTSNTILERYSRDNAGLTVDSAAGELDSKINAIQNSVDGLAITAVSLLDNLERFKTDGEYVRQYEETLRPIAAQFADETEGAMSFYVRFNPAFTTPTSGIFHADSDDSGKMQQLTPTDFSQYDSSDTAHVGWYYLPVQSGKAMWLDPYRNENIGVDMISYTVPLFKNGESVGIVGMDIRFDLFQSFLGDIRTFDDTYAVLVNASQKLLIDPVHTEAAVLKDVDAAFAQKVEQEPKGIMLTDWGGEETLVAYANLSNDYTLIVASPTHDIYQEVNQQTWLILYLLLGVIVLAVLTALLVGSRMVRPLKRIVADMELVSAGQLDVQSRYTGKDEIGRIGSGFNHMVQQLRRLTGSIKETTVEIGQSSHTLLAVSQQTTAAAQEMTASVAEIAKGNRSQSAMLASCADTATELADQASALRDQTEEVWQGIVRMNEGNEQGLVLMQELARRNDSSNEATQQIGEIISDLRSKAESVNQILTTISGIAKQTGILALNASIEASRAGESGRSFAVVAEEVGKLAQQSREATEETVALISGVQQDIGKTVVSMADVREQSSRQSEVVKQMDEALRHISLSVSGSTRQIKESSEHIAKLSIGVGQVHEQLGSLAVIAAQSSDLSNQVAEAVEEQTDGFEQVTAAAEQLGGLVERLDSAVQAFHAEGSELTGSGREGSAV is encoded by the coding sequence ATGAGTAGCATTCGTATTCACATCATGCTGGCTATTATTATTTTTGCAGTGCTGTCTGGAACAGTTGTAGGGTTTACAGGTTTGTATACTAGCAATACCATTTTGGAGCGCTATTCGCGGGATAATGCAGGGCTGACGGTCGATAGCGCCGCTGGCGAGCTGGATTCCAAAATCAATGCCATTCAAAATTCGGTTGATGGCCTGGCCATAACCGCTGTATCGCTGCTGGACAATTTGGAGCGCTTCAAGACAGATGGCGAATACGTTAGGCAATATGAAGAAACGCTGCGCCCGATTGCTGCGCAGTTTGCGGATGAGACGGAGGGCGCCATGTCCTTCTATGTACGGTTTAATCCTGCGTTTACCACTCCTACCTCCGGCATTTTTCATGCGGACTCGGATGACAGCGGCAAGATGCAGCAGCTGACACCAACCGATTTCAGCCAATATGATTCTAGCGATACCGCTCATGTAGGCTGGTATTATCTCCCCGTCCAGTCGGGAAAGGCGATGTGGCTCGACCCGTACCGCAATGAAAATATCGGCGTCGATATGATCAGCTATACAGTGCCGTTGTTTAAAAATGGAGAATCCGTCGGCATTGTGGGGATGGATATCCGTTTTGATCTTTTTCAAAGCTTTCTAGGCGATATTCGAACGTTTGATGATACCTATGCGGTTCTGGTTAATGCCAGCCAGAAGCTGCTTATTGATCCTGTCCATACAGAGGCTGCTGTGCTTAAAGATGTGGATGCGGCCTTCGCCCAAAAGGTTGAGCAGGAGCCAAAGGGAATCATGCTGACGGATTGGGGCGGAGAAGAGACGCTCGTTGCCTATGCGAATTTGTCGAATGACTATACGTTAATTGTGGCATCGCCCACCCATGATATTTATCAGGAGGTTAACCAGCAGACGTGGCTCATTCTTTATTTGCTGCTGGGCGTCATTGTGCTCGCCGTGCTGACCGCACTCCTTGTAGGCTCGCGCATGGTGCGGCCGCTGAAGCGAATCGTAGCGGATATGGAGCTGGTCAGCGCCGGACAACTGGATGTGCAGTCTCGCTATACAGGCAAGGATGAAATTGGACGCATCGGCAGCGGCTTTAATCATATGGTGCAGCAGCTGCGCCGCTTGACGGGCAGCATTAAGGAAACGACTGTGGAAATCGGCCAGTCGTCCCATACGCTGCTGGCCGTATCGCAGCAGACGACGGCTGCGGCGCAGGAAATGACCGCATCGGTCGCGGAAATTGCCAAGGGCAATCGGTCGCAATCGGCGATGCTGGCTTCCTGTGCGGATACCGCTACAGAGCTTGCGGATCAAGCTTCCGCGCTGCGCGACCAGACGGAGGAGGTATGGCAGGGCATCGTGCGGATGAATGAGGGCAATGAGCAGGGGCTTGTCTTGATGCAGGAGCTGGCAAGGCGCAATGACAGCAGCAATGAGGCGACGCAGCAGATCGGCGAAATCATTAGCGATTTGCGGAGCAAGGCGGAAAGCGTGAATCAAATTTTGACGACGATTAGCGGCATCGCCAAGCAGACGGGCATTTTGGCGCTGAACGCTTCGATTGAAGCTTCCAGAGCGGGAGAGTCGGGTCGGAGCTTCGCTGTCGTAGCGGAGGAAGTGGGCAAGCTTGCCCAGCAGTCGCGCGAGGCGACGGAAGAAACGGTGGCGCTCATTTCAGGTGTGCAGCAGGATATCGGGAAAACCGTTGTCTCTATGGCGGATGTGAGGGAGCAAAGCAGCAGGCAATCCGAGGTGGTGAAGCAGATGGATGAAGCGCTGCGCCACATCTCGCTGTCCGTATCAGGCAGCACGCGCCAAATCAAGGAGAGCAGCGAGCATATTGCTAAGCTTAGCATCGGTGTCGGCCAAGTGCATGAGCAGCTTGGCAGCCTTGCGGTTATTGCGGCGCAGAGCAGCGATTTGTCCAATCAGGTGGCCGAGGCAGTGGAGGAGCAGACGGATGGCTTTGAGCAGGTAACCGCTGCTGCTGAGCAGCTTGGCGGATTAGTGGAGCGGCTGGATAGTGCCGTTCAAGCTTTTCATGCAGAGGGGAGCGAACTCACGGGGAGCGGGCGGGAAGGAAGCGCTGTGTAA
- a CDS encoding YiaA/YiaB family inner membrane protein — MAWIGFIIAVLAQYIGLYTLEEPFYVKGYYAIAGAFLIVACLVLQKTVRDNEEDKVHLGPEEE; from the coding sequence ATGGCTTGGATCGGCTTTATCATTGCTGTGCTTGCGCAATACATCGGCCTGTACACCTTGGAGGAGCCATTCTATGTAAAAGGCTACTACGCTATTGCCGGAGCTTTCCTGATTGTAGCTTGCCTCGTGCTTCAGAAAACGGTTCGCGATAATGAGGAGGATAAAGTGCATTTGGGTCCGGAAGAGGAGTAA
- a CDS encoding SDR family oxidoreductase translates to MSPSTTQAPAQTLPPQHQDQQPGLESVMHPQPVYKSATYKAAGKLTGKAAIITGGDSGIGRAAAIAFAMEGCDVSIVYLEEDSDAKVVKQEIEQLGRRCLLISGDIGDEAFCQQAVEQTVQAFGKLDIIVNNAAEQHVQQRLEDITAEQLTATFRTNVFAIFYLTKAALAHLKQGASIINTASITAYRGNETLIDYSATKGAIVSFTRALSANLAGQGIRVNGVAPGPIWTPLIPSSFDAQKVATFGGDTPMKRPGQPAELAAAYVYLASDDSSYVTGQMMHVNGGEIING, encoded by the coding sequence ATGAGTCCATCTACAACACAAGCGCCAGCCCAGACGCTGCCGCCCCAGCATCAGGATCAGCAGCCCGGACTGGAATCCGTTATGCATCCGCAGCCTGTCTATAAATCCGCAACTTATAAGGCTGCTGGAAAACTGACGGGCAAAGCTGCGATTATTACCGGAGGGGACAGCGGAATTGGACGTGCCGCAGCGATCGCTTTTGCAATGGAGGGCTGCGATGTCAGCATCGTTTATTTGGAAGAGGACTCCGACGCGAAGGTTGTAAAACAGGAGATTGAGCAGCTTGGTAGACGCTGCCTGCTGATTTCTGGCGATATCGGGGATGAAGCCTTCTGTCAACAAGCGGTCGAGCAGACGGTTCAGGCATTCGGCAAGCTCGACATCATCGTCAACAATGCTGCAGAGCAGCATGTGCAGCAGCGCCTTGAGGATATTACGGCGGAGCAGCTTACCGCTACGTTCCGCACCAACGTGTTCGCGATATTTTATTTGACGAAAGCGGCGCTCGCCCATTTGAAGCAAGGCGCATCCATTATTAATACGGCATCGATTACCGCCTATCGCGGCAATGAGACGCTGATCGACTATTCGGCCACCAAAGGCGCGATCGTCTCCTTCACCCGCGCCCTATCCGCCAATTTGGCGGGACAAGGCATTCGGGTCAATGGCGTCGCACCGGGTCCCATCTGGACGCCGCTTATTCCGTCCAGCTTCGACGCACAGAAGGTCGCCACCTTCGGCGGCGATACGCCGATGAAACGCCCTGGCCAGCCTGCCGAGCTTGCCGCCGCTTACGTCTATCTCGCATCGGATGATTCCAGCTATGTCACCGGACAGATGATGCATGTCAACGGCGGGGAAATTATTAACGGGTAA
- a CDS encoding extracellular solute-binding protein, whose protein sequence is MKMKELQRIIALIAVVCMSLVSGCETSSVHLSAAKDLQTPIASDSPQHNISWTMHLNLPVPDHAEMVRLLENKFNVNLDVWNLENNNYEALLDMKVAQGEIPDLFRIRQTQDLLKYQQQGLLAEIPEEMLNQYAPNIMKAIRENAPAYQDYGKIDGKYYGIPVVNPTNIYRIPVVYREDWLDKLGLTVPETLADFEKVIYAFANEDPDGNGKKDTYGLSREGMNVVFGAFGQIVFADQLYFGVKNEKLIIGALEPEMQEALHYLRKWYADGIIDPEFITGENKGGYKHLSHAFINGKIGMTSMGNYYHWIQDGDYLVFEDEDGANGAELPVEATFNAKELTAGNPQARIVFGQPFRGPEGKRGSKAYDMLMSFTAIGADAAVDPGKMEMILQILDYVSASPDPDEYASMKYGIKGTHWTWAGNVKEDVIVLPPYDTMFNYQNTIGANLGMTVPLVPKERRERWASTLNLDQDGIYNALEVATPSLIHNGAELIKLKNKAYVAFITGEKPLEDFDRFVHEFMKAGGTKVLQEANDWYRQHAVK, encoded by the coding sequence ATGAAAATGAAGGAATTACAGCGTATCATCGCCCTTATCGCCGTCGTATGTATGAGCTTGGTCAGCGGGTGCGAAACTAGCTCTGTGCACCTGTCTGCTGCCAAGGATTTGCAAACCCCCATAGCTTCTGACAGCCCGCAGCACAATATTTCCTGGACGATGCATCTCAATCTGCCTGTTCCAGACCATGCGGAGATGGTGCGCCTCCTTGAAAATAAATTCAATGTCAATTTGGACGTCTGGAATTTAGAAAACAACAATTATGAAGCGCTTCTGGATATGAAGGTGGCGCAGGGTGAAATTCCCGATTTATTCAGAATCAGACAGACTCAGGATCTCCTGAAATATCAACAGCAAGGCTTGCTGGCCGAAATTCCCGAGGAAATGCTTAATCAGTACGCTCCAAACATTATGAAGGCCATTCGAGAAAATGCGCCCGCCTATCAGGATTATGGCAAAATCGACGGCAAATATTATGGCATTCCTGTCGTCAATCCCACAAACATTTATCGCATACCTGTCGTATATAGAGAGGATTGGCTCGATAAGCTGGGCCTGACGGTACCTGAGACGCTAGCTGATTTTGAGAAGGTCATCTATGCATTCGCGAATGAAGATCCGGATGGCAATGGCAAGAAAGATACGTACGGCTTGTCCAGAGAAGGAATGAATGTTGTATTCGGCGCATTCGGGCAAATCGTCTTCGCAGACCAGCTTTACTTCGGGGTGAAAAATGAAAAGCTCATCATCGGCGCATTGGAGCCGGAAATGCAGGAGGCACTGCACTATCTTCGTAAGTGGTACGCTGATGGCATCATCGATCCCGAGTTTATTACCGGCGAAAATAAAGGGGGCTACAAGCATCTGTCCCATGCCTTTATCAATGGCAAAATCGGCATGACCTCCATGGGCAATTACTATCACTGGATTCAAGATGGCGATTATTTAGTCTTTGAGGATGAGGACGGCGCGAATGGCGCGGAGCTTCCGGTAGAAGCTACATTTAACGCAAAGGAACTAACGGCGGGCAATCCGCAGGCCCGAATTGTGTTCGGACAGCCCTTTCGTGGACCGGAAGGAAAACGAGGCTCCAAGGCCTATGATATGCTGATGAGCTTCACCGCTATCGGAGCTGACGCAGCCGTTGATCCAGGCAAGATGGAGATGATCCTTCAAATACTTGACTATGTGAGCGCGAGTCCCGACCCGGATGAATATGCCTCAATGAAATATGGGATCAAAGGCACACACTGGACATGGGCAGGAAACGTGAAGGAGGATGTCATTGTGCTGCCTCCCTATGACACCATGTTCAACTATCAAAATACAATCGGCGCCAATTTAGGCATGACGGTACCCTTGGTCCCTAAAGAACGAAGAGAGCGATGGGCCTCAACCTTGAACCTTGATCAAGATGGCATCTACAACGCTTTGGAGGTTGCGACTCCCTCCTTAATCCATAACGGAGCTGAATTAATCAAGTTAAAAAACAAAGCCTATGTCGCCTTTATTACCGGCGAGAAGCCGCTAGAGGACTTTGACCGTTTCGTCCATGAGTTTATGAAGGCGGGCGGAACTAAGGTGCTACAGGAAGCAAATGACTGGTATCGCCAGCATGCTGTAAAATGA
- a CDS encoding AraC family transcriptional regulator, which produces MKKWNSVFANLAVSYISIVLVIVLLLCSVFYIYFSKSYEEELHSKNQLIIDNTAQTIEATVLQSVQQIYLNLSLDKTADIRLFADSSYKNNLSKAIDLQELLQSQVAAHSDLIYAAHLYYPEQNVMLSSNYGLKFNANQGSSAVFFADWMNGMRGNKQNQLWTTTRLIPQDIYSSLPNSKKEALITYTHSYPFQASGENSDLIIAIDLKESAISGVIRNMMPAQYESTFILDRSGSLITGSDEEGLGLHNAPDSSITETLLSQAESGRFKDTINDAPYAVSYQTLPSTGWKMYSAMPASFFYQKLIFVQKLVLVICVAALLIGIVLSGIFARVSYSPIKRLAGRIKDLSGHAPENVTNEFKFIDTAFIRLNDKVSNLEETLQANSSVIRHNVLLNLLHNSNTREKLAEELPFLGISQAYSHYCSMIVNSGQAYAHLSSREMQYVVYRMISQLEGASVPEAHIIAEELPDKTIVILVCASETCDEFLEQLSRFVLAEAKQQFQLDFQISQGCWVQDIIEVHQSYMEAQNLIKYGYFLPDRSILNDRTLLDREHSLEEIPQAMLMRFRDKLHARQAHEIAAAVEQLVVTMREGMYSADYCRFVLANTVYVYSDYLKNVRYQQHEQGHLDLYNQFNETRNIYHFQEWLVSSLSACLEQMEKRNNDRAVSSIDAAKQYIRNHLSEDLSLETVAAQVFISPKYLSKLFKEESGITYTDYVTSQRMEKATALIVNNNMSVEQIASTVGYRTAAYFIKKFKERHGCTPGNYLRHTVKQA; this is translated from the coding sequence AATCTATCTCTCGATAAAACCGCAGATATTCGTTTATTTGCCGATTCCTCCTATAAAAACAACCTTAGCAAAGCCATTGATCTGCAGGAATTGCTCCAGTCACAAGTGGCTGCCCATTCAGACCTCATCTATGCGGCGCATTTATACTATCCGGAGCAAAATGTCATGCTCTCCTCCAATTATGGGCTGAAATTCAATGCCAACCAAGGCAGCAGCGCCGTATTTTTTGCCGATTGGATGAATGGGATGCGAGGCAATAAGCAAAACCAGCTCTGGACAACAACCCGATTGATACCACAAGATATTTATTCCAGCCTGCCGAATAGCAAAAAAGAAGCCTTGATCACCTACACGCATAGCTATCCCTTTCAAGCCTCTGGCGAAAACAGTGATCTGATCATTGCGATTGACTTGAAGGAAAGTGCGATTAGCGGGGTTATTCGGAATATGATGCCCGCGCAATATGAAAGCACGTTTATATTAGATCGTTCCGGGAGCCTGATCACGGGTTCAGACGAAGAAGGCCTAGGTTTGCACAACGCTCCCGACTCCAGCATCACCGAAACCTTGCTGTCCCAGGCGGAGTCTGGCCGCTTTAAAGACACGATTAATGATGCCCCTTATGCGGTTTCCTACCAAACGCTGCCATCGACCGGCTGGAAAATGTACAGCGCCATGCCTGCCAGCTTCTTCTATCAAAAGTTGATTTTCGTGCAAAAGCTTGTACTTGTTATCTGTGTAGCTGCTCTATTGATAGGAATCGTATTATCCGGGATTTTTGCGAGAGTAAGTTACAGCCCAATTAAGCGATTGGCGGGAAGAATAAAGGACTTATCCGGGCATGCGCCTGAAAATGTGACGAATGAATTCAAGTTTATTGATACCGCTTTCATTAGGCTGAACGATAAGGTCAGCAATCTGGAAGAGACGCTTCAGGCCAATAGCTCGGTTATTAGGCATAATGTATTGCTGAACCTGCTCCACAATAGCAATACAAGAGAAAAATTGGCGGAAGAGCTCCCCTTTCTCGGCATCTCTCAGGCCTACAGTCATTATTGCAGCATGATTGTAAATTCGGGCCAAGCCTATGCCCATTTAAGCTCCAGAGAAATGCAGTATGTCGTGTACCGAATGATCAGCCAGTTGGAGGGGGCTTCTGTGCCGGAGGCGCATATCATTGCCGAGGAGCTGCCGGACAAGACGATCGTTATCCTTGTTTGCGCGAGCGAAACCTGCGACGAATTTTTAGAGCAGCTGTCCCGTTTTGTATTAGCGGAAGCCAAGCAGCAGTTTCAGCTGGATTTTCAAATTTCACAGGGGTGCTGGGTACAGGATATTATCGAGGTTCACCAAAGCTATATGGAAGCCCAAAACTTAATAAAATACGGCTATTTCCTGCCGGATAGATCCATTTTGAACGATCGTACTCTACTGGATCGCGAGCATAGCCTTGAAGAAATCCCGCAAGCGATGCTTATGAGGTTCAGAGATAAATTGCATGCCCGTCAAGCCCACGAAATTGCGGCAGCGGTAGAGCAATTGGTGGTGACGATGCGGGAAGGCATGTACTCTGCCGATTATTGCCGCTTTGTTTTGGCGAACACCGTATACGTCTACTCCGATTATTTGAAAAACGTTCGATACCAGCAGCACGAGCAAGGCCATTTGGATTTATACAATCAGTTTAACGAGACACGTAATATCTATCATTTTCAGGAATGGCTGGTTAGCTCCTTATCGGCATGCCTTGAGCAAATGGAGAAACGGAATAACGATCGAGCTGTCTCCAGCATTGACGCTGCCAAGCAATATATTCGCAACCATTTATCGGAGGATCTGTCGCTTGAGACGGTGGCTGCCCAGGTGTTTATTAGTCCCAAGTATTTGAGCAAGCTCTTTAAGGAAGAGAGCGGCATCACCTATACCGACTATGTCACCAGCCAGCGAATGGAAAAAGCGACCGCTTTAATCGTGAACAATAATATGTCTGTTGAGCAAATTGCCAGTACAGTCGGCTATAGGACTGCGGCTTATTTTATTAAGAAATTTAAGGAACGGCATGGGTGTACACCGGGCAATTATTTGCGCCATACCGTTAAACAAGCGTAA